A genomic window from Cryobacterium sp. SO2 includes:
- a CDS encoding gamma-glutamyl-gamma-aminobutyrate hydrolase family protein (Members of this family of hydrolases with an active site Cys residue belong to MEROPS family C26.): MTRILVIDNYDSFVYTLNGYLRELGAETEVVRNDAFPATEITERIAEFDGVLVSPGPGKPADAGVSIAAVEAALATNLPLFGVCLGHQAIAEAFGATVTNAEELMHGKTSQITHDESDFYAGVPQPFTATRYHSLAVVNGTVPSDLVVTSRTAGGVIMGLRHVSAPILGVQFHPESVLTEGGYLMVANWLALAGLPQARETAKHLTPMLKLG, from the coding sequence ATGACCCGCATTCTCGTAATCGATAACTACGACAGCTTCGTTTACACGCTCAACGGGTACCTCCGGGAACTGGGCGCGGAGACCGAGGTCGTTCGCAACGACGCTTTTCCGGCCACGGAGATCACCGAGCGCATCGCCGAGTTCGACGGCGTGCTGGTCTCCCCCGGACCGGGCAAACCGGCGGACGCCGGGGTGTCCATCGCGGCCGTGGAGGCCGCGCTGGCCACCAACCTGCCGCTGTTCGGCGTGTGCCTGGGCCACCAGGCGATCGCCGAGGCCTTCGGGGCCACGGTGACCAACGCCGAAGAGCTCATGCACGGCAAGACGTCCCAGATCACGCACGACGAGAGCGACTTCTATGCTGGGGTTCCGCAGCCGTTCACGGCCACCAGGTACCACTCCCTCGCCGTTGTGAACGGCACTGTGCCCAGCGACCTCGTCGTGACGTCACGCACCGCCGGCGGGGTGATCATGGGCCTGCGACACGTGTCGGCGCCGATCCTCGGTGTGCAGTTCCACCCGGAGTCGGTGCTCACCGAGGGCGGCTACCTGATGGTGGCGAACTGGTTGGCGCTGGCCGGTCTCCCCCAGGCTCGGGAGACCGCCAAGCACCTCACCCCGATGCTGAAGCTGGGTTAG
- the pknB gene encoding Stk1 family PASTA domain-containing Ser/Thr kinase: MTDEGRLLAGRYRVGASIGRGGMSDVHIGTDSRLGRTVAIKLLKSSLAADPAFRTRFRQEAQAAARMAHPTIVRVFDAGEETISEDDGTESQIPFIIMEFVDGRLLKDIIKEGPIDSTEAVRIIDGVLTALEYSHRAGVVHRDIKPGNIMITKAGQVKVMDFGIARAISDSATTVAQTTAILGTASYFSPEQAKGESVDARTDLYSSGVVLFEMLTGRPPFRGDTPVAVAYQHVSEAPVKPSSINPKVSPALDIVVVHALAKDRFDRYQSAVEFRNDVETAGAGHIPVRRTAEDLAGGLFGAPPEVASTSELALKQLAEDQTMDRTQRRPPVIWIWAGIVSVIVIVIAVMFWALSLSPSDELPDASRRVPVLTGYSYDDAQDALLELDLAATKAEEASPTVAKDEVIRTDPPSGTIAPPATVVKVYVSTGAELVEMPDTTNQPFSAAEPFLTERDFISGSVTTENSPDVPEGIVIDTVPAPHSQTAAGSTVDFTVSSGLVTMPNVVAQSLTAANQLLQASALQLVPVLEPDYTCDAQPGSPITKQSLAPGDVPQKSEVELTYCAG, translated from the coding sequence TTGACTGATGAGGGCCGACTGCTTGCTGGTCGATACCGCGTCGGCGCGTCGATCGGACGCGGCGGCATGTCCGACGTGCACATCGGCACCGATTCCCGGCTCGGCCGTACAGTGGCCATCAAGCTGCTCAAGTCGTCTCTCGCCGCCGACCCCGCCTTCCGCACCCGTTTCCGCCAGGAGGCGCAGGCCGCCGCGCGCATGGCCCACCCCACCATCGTGCGGGTGTTCGATGCCGGTGAGGAGACTATCTCCGAAGACGACGGCACCGAATCTCAGATTCCATTCATCATCATGGAGTTCGTCGACGGTCGCCTGCTCAAGGACATCATCAAGGAAGGCCCGATCGACTCGACCGAGGCCGTCCGCATCATCGACGGCGTGCTGACCGCCCTCGAGTACTCGCACCGCGCCGGGGTCGTGCACCGCGACATCAAGCCGGGCAACATCATGATCACCAAGGCCGGCCAGGTGAAGGTGATGGACTTCGGTATCGCCCGTGCCATCTCCGACTCCGCCACGACGGTCGCGCAGACCACCGCGATCCTGGGCACCGCCTCCTACTTCTCGCCCGAGCAGGCCAAGGGCGAATCCGTGGATGCCCGCACCGACCTGTACTCCAGCGGTGTGGTGCTCTTCGAAATGCTCACCGGTCGTCCGCCGTTCCGCGGGGACACCCCGGTCGCCGTTGCGTACCAGCACGTCAGTGAAGCGCCGGTCAAGCCGAGCTCGATCAACCCCAAGGTCTCCCCCGCCCTCGACATCGTCGTTGTGCACGCCCTCGCCAAGGACCGCTTCGACCGGTACCAGAGCGCCGTCGAATTCCGCAACGATGTGGAAACCGCCGGCGCCGGGCACATCCCTGTGCGTCGCACGGCCGAGGACCTCGCCGGCGGCCTGTTCGGTGCCCCGCCGGAGGTGGCCTCCACCTCCGAGCTCGCGCTCAAGCAGCTGGCCGAAGACCAGACCATGGACCGCACCCAGCGGCGCCCACCGGTGATCTGGATCTGGGCCGGCATCGTAAGCGTCATCGTCATCGTCATCGCGGTGATGTTCTGGGCGCTCAGCCTGAGCCCCAGCGATGAACTGCCGGATGCGTCGAGGCGCGTGCCCGTGCTCACCGGCTACAGCTACGACGACGCGCAGGATGCCCTGCTCGAGTTGGATCTGGCCGCCACGAAGGCCGAAGAGGCCAGCCCCACCGTGGCCAAGGACGAGGTCATCCGCACCGACCCGCCGTCCGGAACCATCGCCCCGCCGGCGACCGTGGTGAAGGTGTACGTGTCGACGGGTGCTGAGCTCGTGGAGATGCCGGACACCACCAACCAGCCGTTCTCGGCCGCCGAGCCGTTCCTCACCGAACGCGACTTCATCTCTGGGTCCGTCACCACCGAGAACTCTCCGGATGTCCCGGAGGGAATCGTCATCGACACGGTGCCGGCGCCGCACAGCCAGACCGCCGCGGGATCCACGGTGGACTTCACCGTGTCGAGCGGCCTGGTGACGATGCCGAACGTGGTGGCGCAGTCGCTCACGGCGGCCAACCAGCTGCTGCAGGCATCCGCCCTGCAGCTGGTGCCGGTTCTCGAACCCGACTACACCTGCGACGCGCAGCCCGGCTCCCCGATCACCAAGCAGTCGCTGGCGCCCGGAGACGTGCCCCAGAAGTCCGAGGTCGAACTCACCTACTGCGCCGGCTAA
- a CDS encoding protein kinase has product MRPTAGLTFGGRYELQSRIAIGGMGEVWQSVDLVIGRTVAIKILKDEYLGDPGFLERFRAEARHAALVNHEGIANVFDYGEEDGSAFLVMELVPGEALSTILEREHTLPADKVLDIVAQTAAALHAAHAAGLVHRDIKPGNLLITPEGRVKITDFGIARIADQVPLTATGQVMGTVQYLSPEQASGRSASPTTDIYSLGIVAYESLAGRRPFTGESQVAIAMAQINEQPPPLPDTVSEPVRNLVISCLAKNPAERPASAAHLARAAIALRRGDVAAAAASVPAVMAGITPTAATQLMPGAGTNQTTMLMPSAGAAGTQPATRAEAAAAAAAKTPPKKKKRSPWTWPLIALISILGLVLVGTLVTLFTQQTSTPDPAPSTSSTPVETPAETPTPTPSATPTTVRVNQDEFLGLTSSAARDKLSEMELSANVVADKAATTAEQIDTVYGINPTGSVAKGTEITVRVYGDVALPDAPSGTPTATPATVAPAGTVTVTWPAQSCPAGQELSGYELLAEGNGTQSPAPTGADVTTATVTAGTGDFTVKFRYFCGQVESEYSGATSVDVTAPAATPTPTATPAKPAG; this is encoded by the coding sequence ATGAGACCCACAGCAGGGCTCACCTTCGGGGGACGATACGAGCTGCAATCCCGCATCGCCATCGGCGGTATGGGCGAGGTTTGGCAATCCGTCGACCTCGTGATCGGGCGCACGGTCGCCATCAAGATCCTCAAGGACGAATACCTCGGCGATCCGGGCTTCCTCGAGCGCTTCCGCGCTGAGGCACGCCACGCCGCCCTCGTCAACCACGAAGGCATCGCCAACGTGTTCGACTACGGCGAAGAAGACGGCAGCGCGTTCCTCGTGATGGAACTCGTTCCCGGTGAGGCGCTCTCCACCATCCTCGAACGCGAGCACACCCTGCCCGCCGACAAGGTCCTCGACATCGTGGCGCAGACCGCCGCCGCCCTGCACGCCGCGCACGCCGCCGGCCTCGTTCACCGCGACATCAAGCCGGGCAACCTGCTGATCACGCCCGAGGGCCGGGTCAAGATCACCGACTTCGGAATCGCGCGCATCGCCGACCAGGTTCCGCTCACCGCGACCGGCCAGGTCATGGGCACCGTGCAGTACCTCTCCCCGGAGCAGGCCAGCGGACGTTCAGCCTCGCCGACCACCGACATCTACTCCCTCGGCATCGTCGCCTACGAAAGCCTCGCCGGCCGCCGCCCGTTCACGGGCGAGTCGCAGGTTGCGATCGCCATGGCGCAGATCAACGAGCAGCCGCCGCCGCTGCCCGATACCGTGTCCGAGCCGGTTCGCAACCTGGTGATCTCCTGCCTGGCCAAGAACCCGGCCGAGCGGCCCGCCTCAGCGGCGCATCTGGCGCGCGCCGCCATCGCGCTGCGCCGTGGCGACGTCGCGGCGGCAGCGGCATCCGTGCCCGCCGTCATGGCCGGGATCACGCCCACCGCCGCCACCCAGCTGATGCCCGGCGCCGGCACCAACCAGACCACCATGCTGATGCCGTCCGCCGGTGCGGCCGGCACGCAGCCGGCCACCCGTGCGGAGGCGGCCGCGGCCGCAGCGGCCAAGACGCCGCCGAAGAAGAAGAAACGCAGCCCGTGGACCTGGCCGCTCATCGCGCTCATCTCGATCCTCGGGCTCGTGCTGGTCGGTACCCTGGTCACGCTCTTCACCCAGCAGACCAGCACTCCGGATCCGGCTCCGTCCACGTCCTCCACACCCGTTGAGACGCCGGCGGAGACTCCGACGCCCACGCCCTCCGCCACGCCCACCACCGTGCGGGTCAACCAGGACGAGTTCCTGGGCCTGACCAGCTCCGCCGCCAGAGACAAGCTCAGCGAGATGGAACTCAGCGCGAACGTGGTCGCCGACAAGGCCGCCACCACGGCCGAGCAGATCGACACCGTCTACGGCATCAACCCCACCGGGTCCGTCGCCAAGGGCACCGAGATCACCGTGCGCGTCTACGGCGACGTCGCGCTGCCGGACGCCCCGTCCGGCACGCCCACCGCCACACCCGCCACCGTCGCGCCCGCCGGCACGGTCACGGTCACGTGGCCGGCCCAGTCCTGCCCCGCCGGTCAGGAGCTCTCCGGTTACGAACTGCTCGCCGAGGGCAACGGCACCCAGTCGCCCGCCCCCACCGGCGCCGACGTCACCACCGCCACCGTCACGGCCGGCACCGGGGACTTCACGGTCAAGTTCCGCTACTTCTGTGGCCAGGTCGAATCCGAATACTCGGGTGCCACCAGCGTCGACGTCACGGCGCCGGCGGCCACACCCACACCCACCGCCACGCCGGCCAAGCCGGCCGGCTAA
- a CDS encoding penicillin-binding protein 2: MNRELKRVSIVVLLMFVALLCSTSIIQVFQSDNLSADDRNTRTLLDSYSVERGAILAGGEPIAQSMPVDDNYKFQRTYSNGLLYAPITGFIPVNGAPTGLEQALNGELSGTSNAQFFDQVSSLVTGQDPKGAAVETSIDPVAQQAAWDALGDLTGSVVVTEPSTGRVLAMVSKPSYDPNQLAVHDSAAVNDTYDALVNAPGDPLINRAINSLNPPGSVFKLVVVATALESGQFTPESTFPNPATYQLPNSSSIVTNSGGGTCGAGDTVTIATALRLSCNIPMAELGLQLGDDAIRAMAEKFGFNSEFSIPLSVTASVYPEDPDDAQTALSAFGQTSVRATPLQMALVSATIANGGIEMQPNLVDQILAPDLSPLQTFEPVAADRVISAETAATMTQMMVNGVQDGAASNARIDGVDVAGKTGTAENGDDDPYTLWFTGFAPADDPQYAITVLIEDGGGLGQTGYGNLLAAPIAKQVLEAVLNK, encoded by the coding sequence ATGAATCGTGAACTCAAGCGCGTCAGCATCGTGGTGCTGCTGATGTTCGTGGCGCTGCTCTGCTCCACGTCCATCATCCAGGTCTTCCAGTCCGACAACCTGTCCGCGGATGACCGCAACACCCGCACGTTGCTCGACAGCTACTCCGTCGAACGCGGCGCGATCCTCGCCGGCGGTGAGCCGATCGCCCAGTCCATGCCGGTCGACGACAACTACAAGTTCCAGCGCACCTACAGCAACGGACTGCTCTACGCCCCGATCACCGGGTTCATCCCCGTCAACGGCGCCCCCACCGGGCTCGAGCAGGCCCTCAACGGCGAGCTCAGCGGCACCTCGAACGCGCAATTCTTCGACCAGGTCTCCAGCCTGGTCACCGGGCAGGACCCCAAGGGCGCCGCCGTGGAAACCAGCATCGACCCCGTCGCGCAGCAGGCCGCCTGGGACGCCCTGGGCGACCTCACCGGCTCCGTGGTCGTCACCGAGCCGTCCACCGGCCGGGTTCTCGCCATGGTCTCCAAGCCCAGCTACGACCCCAACCAGCTGGCCGTGCACGACAGCGCCGCGGTCAACGACACCTACGACGCCCTCGTGAACGCCCCCGGCGACCCGCTGATCAACCGGGCCATCAACTCGCTCAACCCGCCCGGCTCGGTCTTCAAGCTCGTCGTGGTGGCCACCGCCCTGGAATCGGGCCAGTTCACCCCGGAGAGCACCTTCCCGAACCCCGCCACGTACCAGCTGCCCAATTCCAGCTCCATCGTCACCAACTCCGGTGGCGGCACCTGCGGCGCCGGCGACACCGTCACCATCGCCACGGCCCTGCGGCTGTCCTGCAACATCCCGATGGCCGAGCTCGGCCTGCAGCTGGGCGATGACGCCATCCGCGCGATGGCCGAGAAGTTCGGATTCAACTCCGAGTTCTCCATCCCACTGTCGGTCACGGCCAGCGTCTACCCCGAGGATCCCGACGACGCGCAGACGGCGCTCTCGGCATTCGGGCAGACCAGCGTGCGGGCGACACCGCTCCAGATGGCCCTGGTATCGGCCACGATCGCCAACGGAGGGATTGAAATGCAGCCCAACCTCGTCGACCAGATCCTGGCGCCCGACCTCAGCCCATTGCAAACCTTCGAACCTGTCGCCGCAGATCGCGTGATCAGCGCCGAAACCGCGGCCACCATGACCCAGATGATGGTCAATGGAGTCCAGGACGGTGCCGCGAGCAATGCAAGAATAGACGGAGTCGACGTGGCGGGAAAAACGGGGACTGCGGAGAACGGCGACGACGATCCATACACTCTATGGTTCACCGGATTCGCTCCCGCGGATGACCCGCAATACGCGATCACCGTTCTCATCGAAGATGGCGGGGGACTCGGTCAGACGGGGTACGGCAACTTGCTTGCCGCACCGATAGCGAAACAGGTACTAGAGGCGGTGCTGAATAAATGA
- a CDS encoding FtsW/RodA/SpoVE family cell cycle protein, giving the protein MRRLHLPQKLRNLELFLLVIACGINLGAVVLVQLGALGVIDTTLVLLGASLSGLVIAMHFVLRFVAREADPFLLPIATLLNGIGIAMIYRIDIANNESGWASAAVRQTVWSGLAIACAIAVILIIRNHRVLFRYTYVAGFVGVALLLLPLVPGLGREVSGARVWIGFGDFATFQPGEIAKIALAVFFAGYLVRNRDSLSMVGKKFLGMRFPRLRDLGPILVVWALSMSVIIFQRDLGTALLYFGLFLVMLYLATGRLSWVLLGMSLFLGGALIASQTLDYVNGRFTNWLDALNPAVYGADGGSYQLVQGLFGLAKGGLIGTGLGQGRPELTPVPQSDYIIASLGEELGLAGLFAILALYLLFVARGFRIGFAGQDDFGKLLGVGLSFVVALQCFIVIGGVTRVIPLTGLTTPFLAAGGSSLVANWIIVALLLRLSDTVRNQPRLVV; this is encoded by the coding sequence ATCCGCCGCCTGCACCTGCCGCAGAAGCTGCGCAACCTCGAGTTGTTCCTGCTCGTCATCGCCTGCGGCATCAACCTCGGTGCCGTGGTGCTCGTGCAGCTGGGCGCGCTCGGGGTGATCGACACCACCCTGGTGCTGCTCGGTGCCAGCCTGTCCGGCCTGGTCATCGCCATGCACTTCGTGCTGCGGTTCGTGGCGCGCGAGGCCGACCCGTTCCTCCTGCCCATCGCCACCCTGCTCAACGGCATCGGCATCGCCATGATCTACCGCATCGACATCGCCAACAACGAAAGCGGCTGGGCCAGCGCCGCCGTGCGGCAGACCGTGTGGAGCGGCCTGGCCATCGCCTGCGCCATCGCCGTGATCCTCATCATCCGCAACCACCGCGTGCTGTTCCGGTACACCTACGTGGCCGGCTTCGTCGGTGTCGCGCTGCTGCTGCTGCCCCTCGTGCCCGGCCTCGGCCGCGAAGTCAGCGGCGCCAGGGTCTGGATCGGGTTCGGCGACTTCGCCACCTTCCAGCCCGGCGAGATCGCCAAGATCGCGCTGGCCGTGTTCTTCGCCGGGTATCTGGTGCGCAACCGCGACAGCCTGTCCATGGTGGGCAAGAAATTCCTGGGGATGCGCTTCCCGCGGCTGCGCGACCTGGGCCCGATCCTCGTCGTCTGGGCTCTGTCGATGTCGGTCATCATCTTCCAGCGCGACCTCGGCACCGCCCTGCTCTACTTCGGCCTGTTCCTGGTGATGCTCTACCTCGCCACCGGCCGGCTCAGCTGGGTGCTGCTGGGCATGTCGCTGTTCCTCGGCGGCGCCCTCATCGCCAGCCAGACCCTCGACTACGTCAACGGCCGGTTCACCAACTGGCTGGATGCGCTCAACCCGGCCGTGTACGGCGCGGACGGCGGCAGCTACCAGCTGGTGCAGGGTCTGTTCGGCCTCGCCAAGGGCGGCCTGATCGGCACCGGCCTCGGCCAGGGCCGACCCGAACTCACCCCGGTGCCGCAGAGCGACTACATCATCGCCAGCCTGGGCGAAGAACTCGGCCTGGCCGGCCTGTTCGCCATCCTGGCCCTGTACTTGCTCTTCGTCGCCCGCGGCTTCCGCATCGGCTTCGCCGGCCAAGACGACTTCGGCAAGCTCCTCGGCGTGGGTCTCTCCTTCGTCGTGGCTCTGCAGTGCTTCATCGTTATCGGCGGCGTCACCCGGGTGATCCCGCTCACCGGGCTCACCACCCCGTTCCTGGCCGCCGGAGGCTCCTCGCTCGTGGCCAACTGGATCATCGTGGCGCTTCTGCTGCGCCTGAGCGACACCGTACGCAACCAACCTCGGCTGGTGGTCTAG
- a CDS encoding PP2C family serine/threonine-protein phosphatase produces MASVSHSAAASNVGKIRSNNQDSGYAGHTLFVVADGMGGHAGGDVASAIATKRIMEADKAYLSAQDAEFALQAALIAANSQLAETVFEHAELTGMGTTVSALVVLHDQVAIAHIGDSRIYLFRDGELSQITTDHTFVQRLVDSGRITEAEAMVHPRRSVLMRVLGDVEASPEIDTSILATRAGDRWLICSDGLSGVVSNTGIGNALKSPIDAQAVADRLVKESLDGGAPDNVTIVVVDIGDGEERRGEPIVVGSASAPLAFGEEPVRTRAPRIPSLRLHPVRETHFEPDSQDYLSELIEEDARRALRRKVTWLAGIVLLVVAILGAALLGYQWTQSRYYVGVEGSTVAIYQGIQQDLGPIKLSSVYEDTDLELNQLRVYDRQQVERTISASSLEDAKLIVERLSSAPAE; encoded by the coding sequence ATGGCATCGGTTAGTCACAGCGCAGCCGCGTCCAACGTTGGCAAGATTCGATCCAACAACCAGGACTCCGGGTACGCCGGGCACACCCTGTTCGTCGTTGCCGACGGCATGGGCGGGCACGCCGGCGGCGACGTCGCCTCCGCCATCGCCACCAAACGCATCATGGAGGCCGACAAGGCCTACCTGTCGGCGCAGGACGCCGAATTCGCCCTGCAGGCCGCGCTCATCGCCGCGAACTCGCAGCTGGCCGAAACCGTCTTCGAGCACGCCGAACTCACCGGCATGGGCACCACGGTCAGCGCCCTCGTGGTGCTGCACGACCAGGTTGCCATCGCCCACATCGGCGACTCCCGCATCTATCTGTTCCGCGACGGCGAACTGTCCCAGATCACCACCGACCACACCTTCGTGCAGCGCCTCGTCGACAGCGGACGCATCACCGAAGCCGAGGCCATGGTGCACCCGCGCCGGTCCGTGCTCATGCGGGTGCTCGGCGACGTCGAGGCGTCCCCCGAGATCGACACGTCCATCCTGGCTACCCGCGCCGGTGACCGCTGGCTGATCTGCTCCGACGGGCTCAGCGGCGTGGTATCGAACACCGGCATCGGCAACGCCCTCAAGTCCCCGATCGACGCGCAGGCCGTGGCCGACAGGCTGGTGAAGGAAAGCTTGGACGGCGGCGCCCCCGACAACGTCACCATCGTGGTCGTCGACATCGGCGACGGCGAGGAACGCCGGGGCGAACCCATCGTGGTGGGCTCCGCCTCCGCTCCCCTCGCCTTCGGTGAGGAGCCGGTGCGCACCCGCGCCCCGCGCATCCCCTCGCTGCGGCTGCACCCGGTGCGGGAAACCCACTTCGAGCCCGACTCGCAGGACTACCTCTCCGAGCTCATCGAAGAGGATGCCCGCCGTGCGTTGCGGCGCAAGGTCACCTGGCTGGCCGGCATCGTCTTACTCGTCGTGGCCATCTTGGGCGCGGCGCTGCTCGGCTACCAGTGGACGCAGAGCCGCTACTACGTGGGCGTGGAGGGCAGCACCGTCGCCATCTACCAGGGCATCCAGCAAGACCTCGGCCCGATCAAGCTCTCCAGCGTCTACGAAGACACCGACCTGGAACTGAACCAGCTGCGCGTCTACGACCGCCAGCAGGTGGAGCGCACCATCAGCGCGTCGTCGCTGGAAGACGCCAAACTCATTGTGGAACGGTTGAGCAGTGCCCCGGCAGAGTAA
- a CDS encoding FHA domain-containing protein: MNPSELTLLVLRLAFLLVLWLFIFGIVYALRSDLFGHRVRKLATDAPAAAAAPVPFATPPPAPVPAGAFAQPPAASASAPTEQFARQAAAPPVSSGPEMATTQTATRLVITSGPKAGTDFPLGSEPITIGRSSDSSLVIRDDYTSTHHARLMLWHDDWMLQDLDSTNGTFLNGKRVAVPTSVPLNTTVKIGATSFELRR; encoded by the coding sequence ATGAATCCCAGTGAACTGACCCTGTTGGTGCTGCGCCTGGCGTTCCTGCTGGTGCTCTGGCTGTTCATCTTCGGCATCGTCTACGCCCTGCGCAGCGACCTGTTCGGCCACCGGGTGCGCAAGCTCGCCACGGATGCGCCCGCCGCGGCCGCCGCCCCGGTCCCCTTCGCCACCCCGCCGCCCGCCCCCGTTCCGGCTGGAGCGTTCGCGCAGCCGCCGGCCGCCTCGGCATCCGCCCCCACCGAGCAGTTCGCCCGTCAGGCAGCGGCCCCGCCGGTGTCGTCCGGCCCGGAGATGGCCACCACCCAGACCGCCACCCGGCTGGTCATCACCTCCGGCCCCAAAGCCGGCACCGACTTCCCGCTCGGGTCAGAGCCGATCACCATCGGCCGCTCCAGCGATTCCAGCCTGGTCATCCGGGACGACTACACCTCCACCCACCACGCGCGCCTGATGCTCTGGCACGACGACTGGATGCTGCAGGACCTCGACTCCACCAACGGCACCTTCCTCAACGGCAAACGCGTGGCGGTGCCCACCTCGGTTCCGCTGAACACCACCGTCAAGATCGGCGCGACCAGCTTCGAGCTCCGGCGGTAG
- a CDS encoding DUF3662 and FHA domain-containing protein, with protein MGILDSFEKGLERAVNGAFAKTFKSGVQPVEITSALRRELDTKAAVVSRDRILAPNRFTVRLAEADYRRMIDLGPALIDELSQLVQQHAASQGYQFTGAVSIAFANDDTLSVGMVQVDSTSVKGTVAWTPVVDINGQRHQLVKSRTVIGRGSDADITIDDTGTSRRHVEIIWDGARAQVRDLGSTNGSQLNGSPVKQAILEPDSVITIGRTRIVFRVVAQAGADQAEARRVDDATQRHDMGGFWGPNA; from the coding sequence GTGGGCATACTGGACAGCTTTGAGAAAGGTCTTGAGCGCGCCGTAAACGGTGCTTTCGCCAAGACCTTCAAGTCGGGCGTGCAGCCGGTGGAGATCACCTCAGCGCTGCGTCGTGAGCTCGACACCAAAGCCGCCGTCGTCTCCCGCGACCGCATCCTGGCTCCCAACCGCTTCACCGTGCGCCTGGCCGAGGCCGACTACCGCCGCATGATCGATCTGGGCCCCGCCCTCATCGACGAACTCAGCCAGCTCGTGCAGCAGCACGCCGCCTCGCAGGGCTACCAGTTCACCGGCGCGGTCTCGATCGCCTTCGCCAACGACGACACTCTCAGCGTGGGCATGGTGCAGGTCGACTCCACGTCGGTCAAGGGCACCGTCGCTTGGACCCCGGTGGTCGACATCAACGGTCAGCGCCACCAGCTGGTCAAGTCCCGCACGGTCATCGGCCGCGGCTCGGATGCCGACATCACCATCGACGACACCGGCACCTCCCGCCGCCACGTCGAGATCATCTGGGACGGCGCCCGCGCCCAGGTGCGCGACCTCGGCTCCACCAACGGCTCCCAGCTCAACGGCTCCCCCGTCAAGCAGGCGATCCTCGAGCCCGACTCGGTCATCACCATCGGCCGCACCCGCATCGTCTTCCGGGTCGTCGCGCAGGCCGGCGCCGACCAGGCCGAAGCCCGCCGGGTCGACGATGCCACCCAGCGACACGACATGGGCGGATTTTGGGGGCCGAACGCATGA